TTAATGACACGAGCAGGTAATGATACTGATGGACAGGCTGTGtcactgtgtctctccctccatagaTCAAGTCTGCAGATGACACCAATATCCAGAAAAACAAGGTTGCCAAAGGAGCCAAGAAATCAGAGGAGacaggtgggtggtgtgtgctcCGATGCATCACAGGGTGGTGTTGACTCATCTTTTGTGTACGAAGCTGACAGAGACGAGAGCTTTGCATAAGCGTGGCTTTGTTCGATTTCCATAGAGAGCCAGCTTACCGAGCTGGAGCAACGACTGGCCCAAACCGAGAAGATGCTCAACTCTATCCTCACCCAGTTGGACCCACTGACCAACTggtaacacacaggcacacttttactctcacacacgcgcacacacacacacaaacatcctggAACCTCAAACAGGTGTATGTACCTACGATGACAAGCGTTTGCTTACACATTCCAGGCCCAGCCTTTGTGATTTCGATGTGGTCTGTACTATGGTAAAAAAAACCCCCACTGTCCTCCCTTTTCCTTGTGCTGTCCTCAGTGTGAAGTCTGTGGCACAGGAGCAGAAGAACGAGATCATGTCTCAGCTCCAGACCATACGCCACCTGATGAAGAAGAGGGGCATGGACTGTCCTCCTCTGAACATCGAAGGTAACGTCCTCTCCCACTTCTTCTGCACCTCCATGAGCGTTTCCCCTTAACCCAAAGCTGTCCCACCTTGCTCTTGGAGATGAACCTTCCTGTAAGTTTTTTTTCTACTCCCAACCCCGGTTGTACCAAAGATGGTTCCATTTGCCATTCAACTAATGATCAGAATAGGGTGTGTGCCGGATTggggttggagtgtaaacctacaggacGGTCGATCTGAGTTTCCAACCCGTTcttgctgacccccccccccccccccccccctcttagaACCTTCCTGCGAGAAGAACCTGGACGACCTGATAGAATCACTGGCAGCCCATGAATCCTTACCTGAGGAGCACACCTCCGTGACCAAGCCACAAGATGGCgccggagaggagagggcaggggagccTCCCCTCCATCCACAACCCTCAGCGCTGGAGACGAAGGAGACACGcgcggagggagaggaggaacgcCAGCTGGaaaagctggagggagaggaggaggaggtggcagagggagatgaggagaacaTGGACGATAGGGAGCTCATGCCATCTTTAGAGTGTTCCTCTGACACCAACATTGAGGACATGGGGCCTGTTCAGAACTTTGCCGAAGAACCGTCTGGTCTCAGACGACGCAACAGACCAGAATGAACGATCCAGACTTCTTTCAAACCGTACACAAGTCCAACAAATGATTTATATTCTTTTAAATAGCACTACAGTCATTTATCAGGAttgctttttcattgaaaaaaagcACGAGCAATACAGCTAGTTATAACTTATGTGTCAAGAcaatgtgtgtgctggtgtgtcatTGCCCTGTTTGTATGCATTTAATAGCTTTGAACAGCTAAACTTTACCCTAGCTATGACAATTGCCAGTGAATTTCAGGTCTTAGGTTTGTGTGCTTCACCCGACCTTTGACCTTCTAAAGCTTTCTCGTTAGTGACCAACTGTCAGCGTGGCCTCACCTGTGCTGCTGGTTCTCTGTTTCATTGACTTCATTGATGTTCTGTAAGTTCATAGGACCCTGTTGTCCTTCATAGCTAATGCAAGACTCCAAAACCTCACTGTTACATTTTATGCAGATTTGCACGCCATAGAATAGTCCACACTACTTAAAACA
The Osmerus eperlanus chromosome 17, fOsmEpe2.1, whole genome shotgun sequence DNA segment above includes these coding regions:
- the ccdc107 gene encoding coiled-coil domain-containing protein 107, encoding MVLSSSQQVVVAFTVVLFAFVVLPRMFGVGTTGSKDKAFDPRYNRKAGPGPGPGAVRGQPVSMKTPPGSKAQTLENMQQMKMMMEQEMKSDKYKPNSNKGYVFTLMPLYAIGVGLFAAYKFLKIKSADDTNIQKNKVAKGAKKSEETESQLTELEQRLAQTEKMLNSILTQLDPLTNCVKSVAQEQKNEIMSQLQTIRHLMKKRGMDCPPLNIEEPSCEKNLDDLIESLAAHESLPEEHTSVTKPQDGAGEERAGEPPLHPQPSALETKETRAEGEEERQLEKLEGEEEEVAEGDEENMDDRELMPSLECSSDTNIEDMGPVQNFAEEPSGLRRRNRPE